Genomic window (Cytophagales bacterium):
ATATTTCGCAAGCGGTTAACCCCGAAACTTTTGAACAAAGCAAGAAAGTGGCAAAACAAGGTGGCAATGTAGCCAAAGTAGCAAGGCGGGAATTGGAAGCACGAACAAGTAAAAAAGTAGTTACAGCATTAAATGCAAAATCTGCATTGCAATTGAAAAAAGGTAAGGACAAAACAAAAAAATAAAAAATGAATCTCTCACCATTCAACCGCATCAGTCAGAAAATGCCTGTGGCCTTGTTGGCAAACGATGCCATCGCTTTGAGCGATGGCATCGTTAAGCAAAAAGGTAAAGTTAGCGTAAAAACTCATTCCAGGGATATTTCAAAAGGTCGATAACTTTACTAAACCTCGAAGGTTTAGTAAAGTTAATCCAATTAGTAAACAATTATCTTCTCCGTCCTTGTACCAAAAGAGCTGCTTACATTTATAAAATACACTCCCTTGTCGTGATTGGAAAAGTCAACTTGCTTTTGAAAATTACCTGACATATTATTAAACTCTTGTGTATAGATGAGCTTACCGATAATATTTCTGACTTCAAGCAGGTAATTTCCATTTGTAGAGACGTTTGTAGAAAATTGAATAATAAATTGACTGTTATTAGGATTTGGGTAAATACTGAATGGTATTCCCATATCATTTGCGGATATTCCCGTAGTCCAGGGTATGTTCACTGTTAAAGAAGCGGTGCAACCATTAGCATCTGTAACGGTTACAGTATAATTACCAATAGGAAGACTATCTGCCTTTGCGGAGGTTTGCGCTAAGGGATCATTCCATGAAAATGAATAAGCTCCGGTACCTCCGGCAACAACGGCAATAGCAACGCCATCGCTCACTGCAGGGCCGCTTGCAGGCGTTACAAATACAGTATCAACATTAAGGGGGGAAACAGGTTCTGTGATCGTTATATTAGTAATTGAATCAACACAACCATTGGCGTCAGTCACTGTAGCCGTATAAGTTCCTGCAAACAATCCTGTTGCCGTTGAATCAGTTTGCACAGGCGTTGTATTCCACGACCAGGTATAAGGGAACGTACCGCCAGTTGTAGAGACAGTCGCAGCGCCATCATTACCACCATTACACAAGACATTGGTGGAAGCCATTGAAAGGGTAAGCGGTAAAGCAGGTTCTGTAATTGCAATATTAACAATTGAATCACTGCAACCATTGGTATCAATCACTGTAACCGTATAAGTTCCTGCAGACAATCCTGTTGCTGTTGAATCGGTTTGCGCTGGTGTTGTATTCCAGGAATAGGTATAAGGCGGGGTACTGCCTGTTGCAGAGACAGTTGCATCACCATCGTTGCCGTTTTTGCATGAAACATTTGTAACGGTATTTGAGAGTAAAAGTTCAGAGGGCTGAGTTACAACCACACTTGCAGAATCCACACAAAAGTTAGTATCTGTGACAAGTACTGTATAAGTTCCGGCAGATAAGCCGGTGGCTGTAGGAGTTATTTGAGGAGGCGTAGTATTCCATAAATAAGTGTAACCGGGAGTACCACCACCGGCAGTTACACTTACCGAACCGTTAGTATCATTAAAACAAGACACATTTGCAGCGCTTGAATTGAGCGTAATTGAATTGGGTTGTGTTATATCTACCGTGATGAAAGATATACATACACCACCGGAATCTGTAACGCTAACTGTATAACTACCCACAGCCAATCCGGTTACAATAGAATCAGTTTGAACAGGGAATGTGTTCCATAAATAAGAATAGGGAGGTGTTGCGCCTGAAGGAGTCACAGTAGCTGATCCATTGCTGTCACCGAAACAAGAGACCATTGCAGTGTCTGTTATGCTTAAAACAGCGCCTCCTGCACTATTGACAACAGCGTTGCCTGAATCAACACATCCGTAAGCATCAGTAACGACAACAGTGTAAACACCGGACCCCAAGCTATCTGCTATTGAGTCAGTCTGCAGCAATGGATCATCCCACTGCCAGGTAAAAGGCGCCTGTCCGGCTGTAATAATTGCATCTGCAGAGCCGTCACCACTCCCGCAAGTTGTTTCATTTGTAATAATTATTGTTGTTATTGACAAACCGGTTGTAAAATTGTTTACAGCAATAGTATCATAGGTAGTACAACCAATTGAATCAGTAACCATAACAGAATAGTTTCCTACGATCAGGTTGGATATACTATTGGTAGTGTCTCCTCCGGGAGTCCATAAATAAGTGTATGGGGATGTACCACCTGCCGCTGAAACGCCAGCCATTCCGACACCCATATCACAGGTATCCTGCGCTGTACTCATTGTCAATGCCAAAGCTGCCGGTTCATTGACATTTACAGCTATGGTATCAGTGCATCCGGTAGAATCAGTTACAATTACTGTATAAATTCCTGCTGATATTCCGCTGATGTCCTGGGTTATTGCACTCCCCGGAGACCAGTTGTAACTATAAGGTGGTGTCCCTCCGGAAACTGTGATGTATGCAGCGCCATCTGTCCCGCCATTGCAGCTTACTTCAGTCGTTGAATCCAAAGTATTTACAATAGCAGTGGGTTGGCCAATAGTAACGGTTGCAAAAACAGAATCTCCGGCTGCATCGGTTACTTTCACGGTATAGGTGCCTGCACAAAGTCCGGTTGCCGTATCATTCGTTTGGTTAGCCGAATCGTTCCATAAATAAGTAAAAGGTTGTGTACCGTTGGCTGCGGAAACAGCAGCCCAGCCGTCACAACTGCCAAAACAGGCAGCATCCACCGAGTCTGCTATGGCAGATGAAACCAGGCAGGCAGTAAGCTCACAATACCGTGCCATAAATTCCTCCAGGTACATGTTGGCAACGACCTCATCATGAATAAAAAGTGTGTTCTCATCATTTTTTGTTTCTGCTGAAGTTGACCAGTTATGCGAGCCGGTGATAAGAGTAGGGTCTGAAGCTGAATTGGTAGCGTCAATTACAGCGTATTTGTGATGCAGCATAAAGGGGACTGACATATGAGACAGTAGATTTACGCCATTGGTCGTGAGATAAGTATACTCAGAACCCAGGTCGTTTTGATTTTCCATGATGCCTTTTACATTCACACCCCCATTATGAGCATTTAAAACTGCCGTACCCAGGTCATTTCTTGTAAATGATAACAAGGCAAACTCCAAATCGTTGTTTGATGATGAAATTGCATTTAGAATATTGCTGGTGGTATTGTCACTTGGTGAAAAATATAATTCTACCAGTCTTCCGCCAATAATGAATTCATGAGGTGTATTATTAGTTTTGTCAGGCCCGAACTTAGCATTTCCCGAATTTGGGGTAGCTGATGTATCGCCCCACATCTCTTCAAACTCCAGTGTATATGCTTTTGCCAGGGCTTGATCCTGTATGACGATCAAATTGTTATAGTCGTCAAAAAGGTTGTTAGGCGTCCAGTTAACAGACCCGCCTAATACCCATGAATTGTTAACATCATTGGCGTCAATGACCACAAACTTATGGTGCATAATGCCAGCGGTATTCCCTTTCAGTACCTGAATACCCGCATCTAAGCTGCTTAAAGCAAGGTTAAATGTAGTTAAATCAGTAACGTAACGCACTGTTACGCCCCTGTTAAGATAAGCATCATTTATTGCGCTGACGATATTGAGATTATTGTTATTATACATGCAAATATCAAGCGTACTTTGGGCTTTATCTATGTAGGCAATGATCGTATCAGGAAAATTAATTGATCCAAACGCATCTGTAACCGGTGAAGCGGTATTATCAACAGATTTATTGAAGTAAACTTTAATTTCACCGCTTGAATTGGATGCAGTTGAATAGAGGTTAATACCTGAAAATCCAGTATCCGGTGCTGCTACTGTATATGCCTGAACATAATAGAATGTTGCAGGGCTCAAACCGGTTAAAGGTAAAATATGTGCTGTGGTATTCCCACCAGGGTTAATATCTCCCAGTTCTAATGCATAGGTTAATCCATAACGAATATTTGTACTACCGGCAATGTTAGTATTCCAATTCAAATCAAATCCTGTAGAGGTAATATTTGTTTGTGTTACGCAAGAGCTAAAATTGACAGGGGAGGAAGATCCGAGGTCGCTTAAATCTCTTGGAAGAACCTGGTAACCGCCAGTAGTGAAGGTGAATTGTGATGATATGCCAACCATTGTAATTGCTCCAACCGGGATCAAGGCGCCTACAAACGGTGAACCGGTCCTTACATAAATATCTCCCTGTTCTCCATTACTTACAAATGAATATTGGTTATTGCCGGCAAAATTTGTACATCCCGCACTAAAGACCACGTTGTTGATCTGTATTAATTCACTTTCAGTTGCC
Coding sequences:
- a CDS encoding T9SS type A sorting domain-containing protein codes for the protein MKKITQFIALTCLLLYTAKAQTPHNNWFGRRSRRLISVLTLLLTVNLCAGQTDIADARTFGLGSTVTVTGIVTNGTELGIIRYLEDATAGVACYPGAGSVPFTPNRGDSITVTGTLKDYNGLLEIDPITALTTISTGNTLPTPQLVTPIQVGEATESELIQINNVVFSAGCTNFAGNNQYSFVSNGEQGDIYVRTGSPFVGALIPVGAITMVGISSQFTFTTGGYQVLPRDLSDLGSSSPVNFSSCVTQTNITSTGFDLNWNTNIAGSTNIRYGLTYALELGDINPGGNTTAHILPLTGLSPATFYYVQAYTVAAPDTGFSGINLYSTASNSSGEIKVYFNKSVDNTASPVTDAFGSINFPDTIIAYIDKAQSTLDICMYNNNNLNIVSAINDAYLNRGVTVRYVTDLTTFNLALSSLDAGIQVLKGNTAGIMHHKFVVIDANDVNNSWVLGGSVNWTPNNLFDDYNNLIVIQDQALAKAYTLEFEEMWGDTSATPNSGNAKFGPDKTNNTPHEFIIGGRLVELYFSPSDNTTSNILNAISSSNNDLEFALLSFTRNDLGTAVLNAHNGGVNVKGIMENQNDLGSEYTYLTTNGVNLLSHMSVPFMLHHKYAVIDATNSASDPTLITGSHNWSTSAETKNDENTLFIHDEVVANMYLEEFMARYCELTACLVSSAIADSVDAACFGSCDGWAAVSAANGTQPFTYLWNDSANQTNDTATGLCAGTYTVKVTDAAGDSVFATVTIGQPTAIVNTLDSTTEVSCNGGTDGAAYITVSGGTPPYSYNWSPGSAITQDISGISAGIYTVIVTDSTGCTDTIAVNVNEPAALALTMSTAQDTCDMGVGMAGVSAAGGTSPYTYLWTPGGDTTNSISNLIVGNYSVMVTDSIGCTTYDTIAVNNFTTGLSITTIIITNETTCGSGDGSADAIITAGQAPFTWQWDDPLLQTDSIADSLGSGVYTVVVTDAYGCVDSGNAVVNSAGGAVLSITDTAMVSCFGDSNGSATVTPSGATPPYSYLWNTFPVQTDSIVTGLAVGSYTVSVTDSGGVCISFITVDITQPNSITLNSSAANVSCFNDTNGSVSVTAGGGTPGYTYLWNTTPPQITPTATGLSAGTYTVLVTDTNFCVDSASVVVTQPSELLLSNTVTNVSCKNGNDGDATVSATGSTPPYTYSWNTTPAQTDSTATGLSAGTYTVTVIDTNGCSDSIVNIAITEPALPLTLSMASTNVLCNGGNDGAATVSTTGGTFPYTWSWNTTPVQTDSTATGLFAGTYTATVTDANGCVDSITNITITEPVSPLNVDTVFVTPASGPAVSDGVAIAVVAGGTGAYSFSWNDPLAQTSAKADSLPIGNYTVTVTDANGCTASLTVNIPWTTGISANDMGIPFSIYPNPNNSQFIIQFSTNVSTNGNYLLEVRNIIGKLIYTQEFNNMSGNFQKQVDFSNHDKGVYFINVSSSFGTRTEKIIVY